A genomic window from Salvia miltiorrhiza cultivar Shanhuang (shh) chromosome 5, IMPLAD_Smil_shh, whole genome shotgun sequence includes:
- the LOC130986577 gene encoding pentatricopeptide repeat-containing protein At4g02750-like, producing MRFRHFHTTILRSSRINATPPRRNTSHFFEPPPSRERVRPRSNRFTDSDIVKYNVAITNYLRNGQCDAALRLFNSMPRKSTVSYNTMISGYLSNGEFKLAQHLFDEMPVKDLITRNIMISGNVKNKNLGAARRLFDEMPVRDVVSWNAMLSGYAQNGFLDEARRLFDATPERNEISWNAILAAYVQNGKIEEARRLFDSKERWALVSWNCLMGGYLKKKRLVEARQVFKHMPVRDEVSWNTMVTCYAQNGDMKEARKLFQECPSRGVFTWTAMVSGYIQNGQLDEARRVFDEMPEKGVVSWNAMIAGYVQSKNMDLAGKLFEAMPCKNISSWNTMITGYAQNNAIAKARDLFDRMPYRDCISWSAIIAAYVHNGDSEEALRIFIDAMRDGERLNRSAFVGALTTCADIAAFELGKQIHGRVAKAGFDFGCYVGNALLSMYCRCGSINEAYEVFERIEDKDVISWNTIITGYARHGFGQEALQHFKSMKQASIQPDEVTMVGVLSACSHTGLVDNGKHYFYSMNKDHGIVPNPKHYTCLIDLLGRAGRLDEAQKVMKNMPFEADGATWGALLGASRIHGNTKLGEKAAEMIFALEPWNSGMYVLLSNLYAASGRWEDVNKIRLRMMNRNVRKTPGYSWVEVLNKIHTFSVGDWTHPDSGSIHAFLEELDLRMKEEGYVSATRLVLHDVEEEEKQLMLKYHSERLAVAYGIMKTPSGRPVCVYKNLRVCEDCHTAIKLIAKIVGRLIILRDSNRFHHFKGGSCNCGDYW from the exons ATGCGTTTCAGACATTTTCACACTACCATCTTACGCTCGTCGCGAATTAATGCAACGCCGCCGCGCCGGAATACTAGCCACTTTTTCGAACCACCGCCCAGCAGGGAACGGGTGAGGCCCAGAAGCAACAGATTTACGGACTCCGACATAGTGAAATACAACGTCGCTATCACAAACTACTTGCGCAATGGCCAATGCGACGCCGCCTTGCGCCTCTTCAACTCCATGCCTCGCAAATCCACGGTCTCCTACAACACTATGATATCCGGTTACTTGTCTAATGGCGAATTCAAACTTGCCCAACACCTGTTCGATGAAATGCCAGTTAAGGATTTGATCACTCGGAATATAATGATAAGTGGGAATGTTAAGAACAAGAATCTCGGAGCTGCACGCCGActgttcgacgaaatgcctGTGAGGGATGTTGTTTCGTGGAACGCCATGTTGTCCGGATATGCGCAGAACGGGTTCTTGGATGAGGCCAGGAGGCTCTTTGACGCGACGCCAGAGAGGAATGAGATATCATGGAATGCAATTCTTGCGGCGTATGTTCAAAATGGGAAGATTGAGGAGGCGAGGAGGTTGTTTGACAGTAAAGAGCGTTGGGCGCTGGTTTCTTGGAACTGTTTGATGGGAGGCTACTTGAAGAAAAAGAGGTTGGTTGAAGCGAGGCAGGTTTTCAAACATATGCCTGTTAGAGACGAGGTTTCGTGGAATACAATGGTTACATGTTATGCACAGAATGGGGATATGAAAGAAGCAAGGAAATTGTTTCAAGAATGTCCGAGCCGTGGTGTGTTCACATGGACGGCAATGGTGTCCGGTTACATACAAAATGGACAGTTGGATGAAGCTAGGAGGGTTTTTGATGAGATGCCGGAGAAGGGTGTCGTGTCGTGGAATGCAATGATTGCAGGGTATGTGCAAAGCAAGAATATGGATTTGGCGGGAAAGCTGTTTGAAGCAATGCCATGTAAGAATATTAGTTCTTGGAACACTATGATAACTGGTTATGCTCAAAACAATGCTATTGCCAAAGCTAGGGATTTATTTGATAGGATGCCATATAGGGATTGTATCTCGTGGTCGGCAATCATAGCTGCGTACGTTCACAATGGTGATAGTGAGGAGGCATTGCGGATTTTCATTGACGCGATGAGGGATGGAGAAAGGTTGAACCGGTCTGCATTTGTTGGTGCTTTAACTACTTGTGCGGATATTGCTGCTTTTGAGCTTGGTAAGCAAATACACGGGCGTGTTGCTAAAGCAGGATTTGACTTTGGCTGTTATGTTGGAAATGCTCTTCTCTCCATGTACTGTAGGTGTGGAAGCATCAATGAGGCGTATGAAGTTTTTGAGAGAATTGAGGATAAGGATGTGATCTCTTGGAATACAATCATTACTGGTTATGCAAGACATGGCTTTGGCCAAGAAGCTCTCCAGCATTTCAAATCAATGAAACAAGCCTCTATCCAACCTGATGAAGTTACAATG GTTGGTGTTCTGTCTGCTTGTAGTCATACCGGCTTGGTAGACAACGGAAAACATTATTTCTATTCCATGAATAAAGATCACGGCATAGTGCCAAATCCAAAGCACTATACCTGCCTGATTGATCTCCTAGGTCGAGCTGGGCGCCTTGATGAAGCTCAAAAGGTAATGAAAAATATGCCTTTTGAGGCGGATGGAGCAACGTGGGGAGCTCTCCTAGGTGCTAGCAGGATTCATGGAAATACAAAATTGGGAGAAAAGGCTGCCGAAATGATCTTTGCTTTGGAACCGTGGAACTCTGGGATGTATGTTCTTCTCTCAAACTTATATGCAGCTTCGGGCAGATGGGAAGATGTTAATAAGATACGATTAAGAATGATGAATAGGAATGTCAGAAAAACTCCGGGATATAGCTGGGTTGAAGTTCTAAACAAGATTCACACGTTTTCTGTTGGAGACTGGACCCATCCTGATAGCGGAAGCATCCATGCATTCTTGGAAGAGTTGGATTTGCGGATGAAAGAGGAGGGATATGTTTCGGCCACGAGACTAGTGCTGCATGATgtggaggaagaagaaaagcaaCTTATGCTCAAGTATCACAGTGAAAGATTAGCTGTTGCTTATGGGATTATGAAAACACCGAGTGGGAGACCTGTTTGCGTTTACAAGAACTTGCGCGTTTGTGAGGACTGCCACACCGCGATTAAGCTCATAGCCAAGATCGTCGGGAGATTGATCATCTTACGTGATTCTAATCGTTTTCATCACTTCAAGGGAGGATCATGTAACTGTGGTGACTATTGGTGA